CCCTCATGCTCAGCGCCAAGGAAATCTGGGAAAAGCAGGGTTTCTGCGTGCCGCAACTGGGTGTTTGCCTCAATAACCTTGGGCGCATCTGCGAAGAACGCGGGCAGCTTGCCGAAGGCATCGCCCTGCACCGTCAGTCCGTGGCTTTGCGGCGGGAACTGCTGGGCGAGCACGAGGAAACGGCTTTTTCTCTGGGCAATCTTGGCGTGGCGCTGGCCTCTGCCGGGCAGTGGGACGAGGCCGCCGCGACCTTGCAGGATTCTGTGAGCATGTACGACCGACTTGGTCTAGGCATGGGCGCAGAAGCGCAGGGCTACAGAAAGAATCTTGAAATCTGCCATCAGGCCAGAGCGGCTGCGGCCCCCACGGCCTGAGCTGAAGGAGTATAGGCTATGCAGGAAATTTTTGATCGGGAAGCAGCGCTTGCCGAGATCATTGAACGCGAGCTTGCCATGTTTTTGGCCACCAACAACGAGGGCGGCGTTTCAGAATGCCAGACCCGGCCAGACACCTTTCGCGCTATGCGCAAAATGGCCCATTCCGCGCACGAAGATGCCGTGCTGGATTCGTACCTTGCCGATTTGCGGCAGGCGGAAGTGAACAGCCGCAACCTCATGGTTGAAAAATACGCCCGCATGGACGACCGTTTGCCGCCCCTGAGCACAAGCCCGCTGCTGGATGAAATCGCCGATGCCGAAGAGGCCTTTCTGCATGAGGCTCAGACGCGCTATCCGCACGTCATAAAAAGCAACGGTCAGGGTATGTTTCGCCGTTACCTGCGCTGCGAGCTTGAAACGCTTTCGGACAGAACGCTGGAACTCTACGCCGCGCAGGTGCGCCGCGCGCGCCAGCAAGGCCGTAACCTTGTGGTGGAGCGGCACGACTTTTTGATGCGCCTGCTGGGCAAGGGCGGCATTGACGCCTGCGAAGCCGCAGCGCAGGGCAAATAGCAGGGGCGCTAGATATGGAATTTGGTTTTATCGGCGTAGGCGCAATGGGCGGGCCGCTGGCGCGCAATCTTATTCGCGCGGGCAAAACCGTGCACGTTTACAACCGTAGCGCCGAGGGAAGGGACAAAACCATTGCCGCCGGAAAATGCGGCGTACCCGCCATGAGCATGGCGGACATGGCTCCCTGCAAAGTCGTATTCACCTGCCTGGCCCTGCCGGAACATCTGACGGAAAAAGCGCTTGGCCCGGATGGCCTGTACGCGCACATGCAGCCCGGTTCCGTGCATGTGGAACTTTCGACCATCGATTCCCATACTGCCTTTGCCCTTGCCGAAGCCGCAGACAGGCAGGGTATTGCCTACATTCAATGCACCCTTGGCAAAACGCCAGCCCATGCGGAACGCGGCGAAGCCCCGCTCTTTGTGGGCGGCGACCAGCAGGCCATTGCCGGGCTGGCCGAAGTCTGGCCCATTCTTGGCGTGTTCAACAATGTGGGTACGGTGGAAGCAGCCTGCGCGGTCAAGCTGGTCAGCAATCTTGTGGGCATGGCAAATCTTGCTGTTTTGAGCGAGGGGCTGCGCATAGGCGAGGCCGCCGGGGTGGAAAAAAACCTGCTGCTGCAACTGCTTGGCGAAACTGGCGCGCAAAGTTTTCAGCTTGATGCCAGGGGAAAATCCATGGCCCAAGGGGAGTATGATCCCCCGAGGTTCGCGCTGGAACTTGCCCTCAAAGATCTGCGCCTTGGCTGCGGTATGGCTCACGGCATGAATGTGGATGTGCCCCTGCTGGATATGGTTTTTGCCCGGTTCGGCCGTGGCGAGGCTGCGGGGCTGGGCAAGAAGGACTGCGCAGCGGTGCACGAAGTTTAGGGGCTGATTCAGCATAATTATATTGTCGGACTGGCAAGTATTTTCAGCTCGCACAAATGCGCTGGCAAACAGCGGCAAGTCATAAAATTCGATAAAAGAACCCCCATCAGGCGGGCAGAGTATACCGGAAGGAGTACCTGTTTTTGCCTGATGGGGGCTGTTTTTGGGGCTTGCCGCGCGGGTTCTGTGCAGAAAACATGCGGGAGGCCCCATAATATGCTTTGTGTGGGCTTGATGCCTTTTG
Above is a window of Desulfovibrio desulfuricans DSM 642 DNA encoding:
- a CDS encoding DUF4125 family protein, whose translation is MQEIFDREAALAEIIERELAMFLATNNEGGVSECQTRPDTFRAMRKMAHSAHEDAVLDSYLADLRQAEVNSRNLMVEKYARMDDRLPPLSTSPLLDEIADAEEAFLHEAQTRYPHVIKSNGQGMFRRYLRCELETLSDRTLELYAAQVRRARQQGRNLVVERHDFLMRLLGKGGIDACEAAAQGK
- a CDS encoding NAD(P)-dependent oxidoreductase; translation: MEFGFIGVGAMGGPLARNLIRAGKTVHVYNRSAEGRDKTIAAGKCGVPAMSMADMAPCKVVFTCLALPEHLTEKALGPDGLYAHMQPGSVHVELSTIDSHTAFALAEAADRQGIAYIQCTLGKTPAHAERGEAPLFVGGDQQAIAGLAEVWPILGVFNNVGTVEAACAVKLVSNLVGMANLAVLSEGLRIGEAAGVEKNLLLQLLGETGAQSFQLDARGKSMAQGEYDPPRFALELALKDLRLGCGMAHGMNVDVPLLDMVFARFGRGEAAGLGKKDCAAVHEV